In Methanosarcina siciliae T4/M, one genomic interval encodes:
- a CDS encoding CRISPR-associated endonuclease Cas6, translated as MKVKTLTLTLVPDRKVGTNASKLRGFFATRFNEYTLLHQHNCDKVIYMYPLVQYKILKGIPLVIGINEGVEVLQEIFNKYEKIELDESTYDILEKKISFKEQDFGLSDKFHTYRFETPWFALNQENFTGRYKKIDLSEQKELLRKTLVGNILSMSKSLGYTVPEKIKCEINLHPGSSRMKGVEIATFKGEFMVNFLIPDYFGLGKSVSRGFGTVKRCSL; from the coding sequence ATGAAAGTCAAAACGCTAACTTTAACTCTTGTTCCTGACCGAAAAGTAGGTACAAATGCCTCAAAACTTCGAGGTTTTTTCGCAACCAGGTTTAATGAATATACACTTTTACATCAACATAACTGTGATAAAGTAATTTACATGTATCCTTTAGTCCAATATAAAATTTTAAAAGGAATTCCTCTAGTTATCGGAATAAATGAGGGAGTAGAAGTACTCCAAGAAATTTTCAATAAATATGAAAAAATCGAGCTAGATGAATCCACTTATGATATCCTGGAAAAGAAAATATCTTTTAAAGAACAGGATTTCGGCCTTTCCGACAAGTTCCACACCTACAGGTTCGAAACTCCCTGGTTTGCCCTAAACCAGGAAAATTTCACTGGCAGATACAAAAAGATAGATCTCTCCGAACAAAAAGAACTCCTTCGGAAAACTCTGGTCGGAAACATTCTCTCCATGTCTAAGTCTCTTGGTTACACTGTTCCGGAAAAAATCAAATGCGAGATCAATTTGCATCCCGGCAGCAGCAGGATGAAAGGCGTGGAGATTGCGACATTTAAAGGGGAATTTATGGTAAATTTCCTCATCCCCGATTATTTCGGCCTTGGAAAATCCGTCTCTCGCGGTTTCGGTACGGTGAAAAGATGCAGCTTGTAA
- a CDS encoding metallophosphoesterase: protein MKTKKVKLPEILKFSVIVFALLATCSIYSFIEPYLIEEQTTIISDSDVPRNFTGKKIVFISDIHHGQFFERDRVAALVRKVNELDPDIIVLGGDYIYGSTAYIEPCFEELSGLKAKMGVFGVTGNHDEWGDYNLTVTSMEKAGIIVLSDRAEWLEIGEDKIKIAGIDWHDSRHFSGEPDIGPLIMDVEENDFVILVSHTPDFAEELRTGKVDLLLSGHTHGGQITFFGFWAPYVPSYYGQKYRSGIVKTDRTTVLISNGVGNTFLPIRFFARPQINIVILENG, encoded by the coding sequence ATGAAAACAAAAAAAGTAAAACTTCCGGAAATTCTAAAATTCTCTGTAATTGTATTTGCCCTTCTGGCAACCTGTTCTATTTATTCTTTTATTGAGCCGTATCTGATAGAAGAACAGACAACTATCATTAGCGACAGTGATGTGCCCCGGAATTTCACGGGCAAGAAAATTGTTTTTATTTCCGATATCCATCACGGGCAGTTTTTCGAGAGAGACAGAGTCGCAGCCCTGGTAAGAAAAGTAAACGAGCTGGACCCCGATATTATCGTCCTGGGCGGAGATTACATTTACGGCAGTACGGCCTATATAGAACCCTGTTTTGAAGAGCTTTCCGGACTCAAAGCAAAAATGGGAGTCTTCGGAGTTACGGGAAATCACGATGAATGGGGAGATTACAATCTCACGGTAACGAGCATGGAAAAAGCCGGTATCATTGTTTTAAGCGACAGGGCGGAGTGGCTGGAAATCGGCGAAGATAAAATCAAAATAGCAGGCATTGACTGGCATGATTCCCGGCACTTTTCCGGTGAACCTGATATCGGTCCGCTGATAATGGATGTTGAAGAAAATGATTTTGTAATTTTAGTTTCACATACGCCCGATTTTGCCGAAGAATTAAGAACAGGTAAAGTCGACCTGCTGCTATCCGGACATACCCATGGAGGACAAATTACATTTTTCGGGTTCTGGGCGCCGTATGTGCCTTCCTATTACGGGCAAAAATACAGGTCCGGAATTGTAAAAACCGATAGAACCACTGTTTTGATTTCCAACGGTGTCGGAAATACGTTTTTACCAATCCGTTTTTTTGCCCGGCCTCAAATCAATATAGTCATCCTGGAAAATGGTTAA
- the cas2 gene encoding CRISPR-associated endonuclease Cas2, with product MLVWVIYDITENRARQKVSDCCKSYGLYRVQKSVFLGDLNSNDRDSLGIECEELIDADRDSVYIFPMDDQSFKKVQLIGQAFDKELVSDEIITKFF from the coding sequence TTGCTCGTCTGGGTAATATATGATATTACGGAAAACAGGGCTCGCCAGAAAGTCAGCGACTGCTGCAAAAGCTACGGGCTTTACAGAGTCCAGAAAAGTGTTTTCCTGGGAGACCTTAATTCGAATGACAGAGACTCTCTGGGAATTGAATGTGAGGAATTGATAGATGCCGATAGGGATTCTGTATACATTTTCCCAATGGATGACCAGTCTTTTAAAAAGGTTCAGCTGATTGGTCAGGCTTTTGATAAGGAACTTGTCAGCGATGAAATAATTACCAAATTTTTCTGA
- a CDS encoding DUF7557 family protein → MSTIAIDPDVKESLKELKLAPEESYNSVVKRLISEIKKKEDYKPMFPKEGKQEPEESHIKDFNAWLEKKLVEDKNILDALGRK, encoded by the coding sequence ATGTCTACGATAGCTATAGATCCGGATGTAAAGGAATCACTTAAAGAGTTAAAGTTAGCTCCGGAAGAGTCCTATAATTCGGTAGTTAAAAGACTTATTAGCGAAATTAAAAAGAAAGAAGACTATAAACCTATGTTTCCAAAAGAAGGAAAACAAGAACCTGAGGAATCCCATATAAAAGATTTTAATGCCTGGTTAGAAAAAAAGCTGGTGGAAGATAAGAATATTTTAGATGCACTTGGAAGAAAGTGA
- a CDS encoding flavodoxin family protein: MKIMVITSSPNKEGLTASCGEAAKRGIEKGNGEAVMVRLNDLNILRCEACGQGWGICRQEDRCKLEDDFEKVHEAMGEADGYVIVTPVYWGEMSESAKAFFDRLRRCEAKFSPDKMNKIQNKPFICVAAAGGSGNGTLSCLTSMERLFFHLNRMDSKNITKFDYIGITQRNKSYMLDAIEAGALKMAKGE; encoded by the coding sequence ATGAAGATAATGGTTATAACAAGCAGTCCCAACAAAGAAGGTTTAACTGCAAGCTGCGGTGAAGCTGCAAAAAGGGGGATCGAAAAAGGAAATGGTGAAGCTGTAATGGTCCGTTTGAACGATTTAAATATTCTCAGGTGTGAGGCCTGTGGTCAGGGATGGGGGATCTGCAGGCAGGAAGATAGATGTAAGCTGGAAGATGATTTTGAGAAGGTTCATGAAGCAATGGGTGAAGCTGATGGTTATGTCATTGTCACTCCTGTATACTGGGGAGAAATGAGCGAATCAGCCAAAGCTTTCTTCGACAGGTTACGAAGATGCGAAGCGAAATTTTCACCCGATAAAATGAATAAAATACAGAATAAACCATTCATATGCGTGGCAGCTGCAGGCGGCAGCGGAAACGGCACTCTTTCCTGCCTTACCAGTATGGAAAGACTGTTTTTCCACCTGAACAGGATGGACTCAAAAAATATCACAAAATTTGATTACATAGGTATCACCCAGAGAAATAAAAGTTATATGCTTGACGCAATCGAAGCTGGAGCTTTAAAAATGGCTAAAGGTGAATAA
- the cas1 gene encoding CRISPR-associated endonuclease Cas1 — MQLVINTHGSFLKKQNNCFFVKVDDKTFEVSEKKVDSILITTSATITTDAIKFAVENNIDIVFLDNFGDPFGRVWHSKLGSTTYIRRRQLQISDEPEGFRLAKGWIEQKIDGQILFLKALKKNRHDQKDELDDYISGMEDMRSQLEALEGKLDEMRGKIMGLEGMASRHYFEALSFLLPDRWKFKGRSRNPAKDEFNCLLNYGYGVLYSKVEKACIIAGLDPYVGFNHTDDYNKKSFVFDLIEMYRIHIDRTVFNLFSKKQVSDSFFDEIPHGLTLNKEGKSVLIQAVNETFEKEISYRGRNIKIGNTIQFDCHRIANSLIGK, encoded by the coding sequence ATGCAGCTTGTAATCAACACTCACGGCTCCTTCCTGAAAAAGCAAAATAACTGCTTTTTTGTAAAAGTTGACGACAAGACCTTTGAAGTCTCCGAAAAGAAAGTGGATAGCATCCTTATTACAACTTCCGCAACCATAACCACCGATGCCATCAAGTTTGCGGTGGAAAACAATATCGATATCGTTTTTCTGGACAACTTCGGAGATCCATTTGGCAGGGTATGGCATTCAAAACTCGGGAGCACGACATATATCAGGAGGAGGCAGCTTCAGATTTCGGATGAGCCGGAAGGGTTCAGGCTTGCAAAAGGCTGGATTGAACAAAAGATTGACGGTCAGATTCTTTTTTTAAAAGCCCTCAAGAAGAACAGGCACGATCAGAAAGACGAGCTTGATGATTATATTTCCGGAATGGAAGACATGAGATCCCAGCTTGAAGCCCTTGAGGGGAAACTTGATGAGATGCGGGGAAAAATAATGGGCCTTGAGGGAATGGCTTCCAGGCACTATTTTGAGGCTTTGAGTTTCCTTTTGCCTGACAGGTGGAAATTCAAGGGCAGAAGCCGGAATCCTGCAAAGGACGAATTCAATTGCCTTTTGAACTACGGATATGGGGTTTTATATTCAAAAGTTGAAAAGGCGTGCATTATAGCAGGGCTTGACCCTTATGTTGGTTTTAACCATACAGATGACTATAACAAAAAGTCCTTTGTGTTTGATTTGATTGAGATGTACCGCATCCATATCGACAGGACAGTTTTCAACCTTTTCTCAAAAAAACAGGTTTCAGACAGTTTTTTTGATGAGATACCCCATGGGCTGACTCTCAACAAAGAGGGTAAGTCCGTCCTTATTCAGGCTGTCAACGAAACTTTTGAGAAAGAAATAAGCTACCGGGGAAGGAACATAAAAATTGGGAACACAATCCAGTTCGACTGCCACAGAATTGCAAACAGCCTGATAGGGAAATAA
- a CDS encoding RNB domain-containing ribonuclease, translating to MPDILRGITIDNVKTRDMDDAIWVEITENGGWHVVVMISDVSKAVPGHSELDQLAMSRVETRYYATGNSPMLPRRFADEKLSLWPGEEKSVLVVDIILDMDLSILETRLLRTVITSEARLSFSDIPPIISDRGHPQHDIVKLASQLADDLLTQRRNRGALAFYNLRRGLVTNEEGSLRQLKRREDTIGYVIIQELMILANMAVAEYAVKNDIPILFRNHTARSATPERGDLMKLLESVAVIPEENIATLRSTTYMMFNRAEYGPVILGHFGLNLGAYTHFTSPIRRYADLVNHQQIRAYIRNEPLPHSKEELQAIASHINLRRLENDRDKSAYMKKKAYKKAESIVLENRISDASDKDFERITKFLIRQGEDCPEAYSDAFRKRSGELPVICAGLVLLQAPDGKRWTELKKALLEEMATASHKAVSIFDIAQHIQGWQMPVYDVTETARSKLPVFTARSTILIENKEYRSAAYEDTTKKGAIQRASVDLLANILGLPAPDLKITIASLPASKEEVTINTSKDPIFALQEYCQAKKFPLPAYSYETKGPTNKPTFTCTCTFGSLTSTEQAGKKQRAKRLAAKSMIYMLVSEN from the coding sequence ATGCCAGATATATTAAGAGGTATTACGATCGATAACGTGAAAACCCGGGACATGGATGACGCAATATGGGTGGAAATTACGGAAAACGGCGGCTGGCACGTCGTTGTTATGATCTCAGATGTTTCAAAGGCAGTCCCCGGGCATTCAGAGCTTGATCAGCTTGCGATGTCCAGAGTCGAGACCAGGTATTATGCAACCGGTAACAGCCCGATGTTGCCCCGGCGGTTCGCAGATGAGAAACTTTCCCTATGGCCGGGAGAGGAGAAATCTGTCCTCGTTGTAGATATCATCCTCGACATGGATCTGTCGATCCTAGAAACAAGGCTTTTGAGGACTGTGATAACCAGTGAAGCCCGGCTCTCTTTCTCTGACATCCCTCCCATTATCTCTGATCGGGGGCACCCGCAGCACGATATAGTCAAACTTGCAAGCCAGCTCGCAGACGACCTTTTGACGCAGCGCCGTAACCGTGGAGCGCTTGCATTCTACAATTTGAGGCGGGGGCTTGTGACGAATGAGGAAGGGTCACTACGGCAACTGAAACGCAGGGAAGATACCATCGGCTATGTTATCATTCAGGAACTGATGATTCTCGCTAACATGGCCGTAGCAGAGTATGCGGTCAAAAATGACATTCCTATCCTTTTCCGCAACCATACGGCCCGGAGCGCCACTCCTGAGCGAGGTGACTTGATGAAGCTGCTCGAAAGCGTGGCTGTTATTCCCGAGGAAAACATAGCTACCCTCAGAAGTACAACATATATGATGTTCAACAGAGCTGAATATGGGCCTGTCATCCTGGGCCATTTCGGACTGAACCTCGGAGCGTATACCCACTTCACCTCGCCCATCCGAAGATATGCCGATCTCGTAAACCACCAACAGATCCGAGCCTACATCCGGAACGAGCCCTTACCCCACTCTAAAGAAGAACTTCAAGCAATTGCATCGCACATCAACCTGAGGCGGCTTGAAAACGATAGGGATAAAAGCGCGTACATGAAGAAAAAGGCGTATAAAAAAGCTGAGTCGATCGTTCTGGAGAATCGGATAAGCGATGCAAGCGATAAAGACTTCGAGCGCATCACCAAATTCCTGATCCGCCAGGGGGAGGACTGCCCGGAGGCCTACAGTGATGCTTTTCGGAAACGCTCTGGCGAACTGCCGGTCATCTGTGCAGGGCTGGTACTCCTGCAAGCCCCTGATGGCAAAAGATGGACTGAACTTAAAAAAGCATTGCTGGAGGAAATGGCAACTGCATCTCACAAAGCTGTCTCGATCTTCGACATCGCACAACATATACAGGGCTGGCAGATGCCCGTATACGACGTGACAGAAACTGCCCGGAGCAAGCTGCCGGTATTCACTGCCCGGAGCACCATTTTAATCGAGAACAAAGAGTACCGGTCCGCCGCATACGAGGACACGACAAAAAAAGGTGCCATTCAGCGGGCATCCGTAGACCTGCTCGCAAATATTTTAGGCTTACCTGCTCCGGACTTGAAAATTACGATAGCAAGCTTGCCGGCAAGCAAAGAAGAGGTAACAATTAACACGTCAAAAGACCCGATTTTTGCCCTGCAGGAGTACTGCCAGGCAAAGAAATTTCCCTTGCCAGCTTATTCATATGAGACAAAAGGCCCGACCAATAAGCCGACCTTCACCTGTACCTGTACCTTTGGCTCCCTGACCAGCACCGAACAGGCAGGAAAAAAGCAAAGGGCCAAGCGGCTAGCAGCTAAATCGATGATATACATGTTAGTATCCGAGAATTGA
- the cas4 gene encoding CRISPR-associated protein Cas4 has product MTNSECAVNEEMVETGVEKDAENEDKTVIELDSENDSGTIIRISDVLEYLFCPRFIYYMYCLDIPQHEEKRFKVLKGREVHETRKLTNRDYVRKKLNCIRKESEVFIASKQHHIKGIVDEVLFLEDGTAAPLEYKFAEYKDKIFKTYKFQLVLQALLIRENYNIKVNRAYICFTRSNSLVKEMGITNSDFKKAEKIIEEIVEIVQKGLYPKTSRSSRKCVDCCYRNICV; this is encoded by the coding sequence ATGACAAATTCTGAGTGTGCAGTGAATGAGGAAATGGTCGAAACAGGCGTCGAAAAAGATGCTGAAAATGAGGATAAAACAGTCATCGAACTTGATTCTGAAAACGATTCCGGAACAATAATCCGAATTTCAGATGTTCTTGAATACCTGTTTTGTCCCCGTTTCATTTACTACATGTACTGTTTGGACATCCCCCAGCATGAAGAAAAAAGATTTAAGGTCCTCAAAGGCCGGGAAGTTCATGAAACAAGGAAACTCACAAACAGGGATTATGTGAGGAAGAAACTGAACTGCATAAGGAAAGAGAGTGAAGTTTTTATTGCTTCAAAACAGCACCATATCAAAGGAATCGTTGACGAAGTACTGTTTCTTGAAGACGGAACTGCTGCCCCTCTTGAATACAAATTTGCCGAATACAAAGACAAGATTTTTAAAACCTATAAATTCCAGCTGGTTTTACAGGCGCTTTTGATCCGGGAAAATTACAATATCAAAGTAAACCGGGCATATATCTGTTTTACTCGTAGCAACAGCCTGGTCAAAGAGATGGGGATTACCAACTCTGATTTCAAAAAAGCCGAGAAAATTATCGAGGAAATAGTCGAGATAGTTCAAAAAGGCTTATATCCAAAGACTTCCAGATCTTCTAGAAAATGCGTAGATTGCTGTTACCGGAATATCTGCGTATGA
- a CDS encoding CRISPR-associated helicase/endonuclease Cas3, producing MEKELSSCDFHLRSHPDKLLFRHLSNVGNKSSSTSEEKSLSLDKFGIDENTFSNIAYLVGICHDFGKGTEYFQSYLLETNPSIQRSLKNKKEYQHGLISAIFAYYILKMYIYPLNNKNILEYIPVIGYLIVKRHHGNLKDSEDEILELDEDTLEIIDLQIESLDTRELKTIYEELLDGYAISFDIDTFCNEYRSIAKDILKNRRKFIKLLKKEQFTGYYLITLTLYSILINSDKIDASSIDVSSEIEISPELVDKYKVEKGFQNNESIMNKVRNEIYEEVTESIEKLDLNKKIYSISVPTGSGKTLTSLSFALKLKARLRKEKRINSKIIYSLPFLSIIDQNYDAFEDVFKTVETSNPSEDVLLKHHHLADIFYRTQDDEEFEGLKSLFLIEGWNSEIIVTTFVQFFHTIVSNKNRSLRKFHTIANSIVILDEVQSIPHKYWLLLKQVIFGFAEYFNTYFIFVTATQPLIFDPEKKEIIELVKNKDKYFREFDRVKLEINLNPMNLDEFKETIESEIKEKPKKDFLVVLNTVKSSLNIFNHLNKLKLENTTYYYLSTNIIPKERLKKIKEIKEESDKRKIIVSTQLIEAGVDIDVDIVYRDFATIDSINQVAGRCNRNSSKPKRGEVKIVVLKDERKELHRYIYSSFLIDKTRDVLKESPSELYEKDLISLNNSYFRKVKDTSSEDESNKLLSYVNELKFKSLTSDFRLIDDKAGYEKIDVFVELDDKAVEIWKEYILLKSIKDPLKRKEKYLTIRKEFNEYLISVPKKDFSCEEPEDLNIGYVPFEQIKHYYNPETGFIFELKSTMMCD from the coding sequence ATGGAGAAGGAATTGTCTTCATGTGATTTCCATCTTCGTTCCCATCCCGATAAATTATTATTTAGGCACTTATCCAACGTAGGAAACAAATCTAGCTCGACAAGTGAGGAGAAAAGTTTATCACTGGATAAGTTTGGAATTGATGAAAATACTTTTTCTAATATAGCATATCTTGTAGGAATTTGTCACGATTTTGGGAAAGGTACAGAGTATTTTCAAAGTTATCTTTTGGAGACTAATCCTTCCATCCAGAGGAGCTTAAAAAATAAAAAAGAATATCAGCATGGCCTTATCTCAGCTATTTTTGCCTATTACATATTAAAAATGTATATATATCCACTTAATAATAAAAATATTCTGGAATATATTCCCGTCATAGGATATCTTATTGTAAAAAGGCATCATGGAAACTTAAAAGACTCCGAGGATGAAATACTAGAACTAGATGAAGATACTCTTGAAATTATTGATCTTCAAATAGAGTCATTAGATACACGTGAATTGAAAACAATATATGAAGAATTACTCGATGGGTATGCTATTTCTTTTGACATAGATACTTTCTGCAATGAGTACCGTTCCATTGCTAAAGATATTTTAAAAAATAGAAGGAAATTCATAAAATTGCTCAAGAAGGAGCAATTTACAGGCTATTATTTGATTACATTAACTCTTTACTCAATTCTTATAAACTCTGATAAGATAGATGCGTCTTCGATTGATGTTTCCAGTGAAATCGAAATTTCACCTGAACTTGTGGATAAGTATAAGGTAGAAAAGGGTTTCCAAAATAATGAAAGTATAATGAATAAAGTGCGTAACGAGATTTATGAGGAAGTTACAGAAAGTATTGAGAAACTTGATCTTAATAAAAAAATATATTCAATAAGTGTCCCTACAGGTTCGGGAAAAACTCTCACATCACTTTCATTTGCATTAAAATTGAAAGCAAGATTAAGAAAGGAAAAAAGAATTAACTCAAAAATAATTTATTCATTGCCTTTTCTGAGCATAATAGACCAAAATTATGATGCTTTTGAAGATGTTTTCAAGACAGTTGAGACCTCAAATCCTTCTGAGGATGTACTACTTAAACATCATCACCTTGCAGATATTTTTTACAGAACACAGGATGACGAAGAGTTTGAAGGGCTTAAAAGTTTATTTTTAATCGAGGGTTGGAACTCTGAAATAATTGTTACAACTTTTGTCCAGTTTTTCCACACTATAGTATCTAACAAAAACCGTTCACTCAGGAAATTTCACACCATTGCAAATTCGATTGTAATACTTGACGAAGTCCAATCAATTCCTCATAAATATTGGTTATTGCTAAAACAGGTTATTTTCGGTTTTGCTGAATATTTTAATACTTATTTTATTTTTGTAACAGCTACCCAACCCCTTATTTTCGATCCTGAAAAAAAGGAAATAATTGAGCTGGTGAAAAATAAAGACAAATATTTCAGGGAATTTGATCGAGTTAAGCTGGAAATAAACCTAAATCCAATGAACTTGGATGAATTTAAGGAGACAATTGAATCGGAGATCAAAGAAAAGCCGAAAAAAGACTTTTTAGTTGTGTTAAACACAGTTAAATCTTCTCTGAATATATTTAATCATTTAAATAAATTGAAACTTGAAAATACTACTTATTATTATCTTTCAACTAACATAATCCCAAAAGAGAGACTTAAGAAAATTAAGGAAATAAAAGAAGAGTCAGACAAAAGGAAAATCATTGTTAGCACCCAGCTTATTGAAGCTGGTGTAGATATAGATGTTGATATTGTTTACAGAGATTTTGCTACAATTGACTCAATAAATCAAGTTGCTGGACGATGTAACAGGAATTCTTCCAAACCTAAAAGAGGGGAAGTAAAGATAGTAGTATTGAAAGATGAGAGAAAAGAACTCCATCGTTATATATATTCAAGTTTTCTCATCGATAAAACTAGAGATGTTTTAAAAGAAAGTCCTTCTGAACTTTACGAAAAAGACCTTATTTCTTTAAATAACAGTTATTTTCGGAAAGTCAAAGATACTTCAAGTGAAGACGAATCAAACAAATTACTTTCATACGTTAACGAGCTTAAATTCAAATCACTCACTTCGGATTTCAGGCTAATAGACGATAAAGCAGGATACGAAAAAATAGATGTATTTGTCGAACTAGATGACAAAGCAGTTGAGATCTGGAAAGAATATATCCTGTTAAAATCTATTAAAGATCCTTTGAAAAGAAAAGAGAAATATCTAACAATTCGAAAAGAGTTTAATGAATACTTGATTTCCGTACCTAAAAAGGACTTTTCTTGTGAAGAACCAGAAGATCTCAATATCGGATATGTTCCTTTCGAACAAATAAAGCATTATTATAATCCTGAAACCGGTTTTATCTTTGAATTAAAGTCCACCATGATGTGTGATTGA
- the cas5b gene encoding type I-B CRISPR-associated protein Cas5b: MKVLVFDVWGEFGHFRKHYTTTSPLTYSIPPRTAIEGMIGAIEGFGKDEYLQYFSKEKASIAVKIIYPIKKTRIAENLIDTKIAPLMSRIKTRTQIRFEVLKDAKYRVYVSHSSEEVYNKLYSMLKEHKSVYTLCLGLSEHIANYEFIGEMEAVCELSDSEREVHSVIPEKELIKISFEEGKEYFSETVPIEMLPNREVTEYGKILFEKNAKCILANVSNLWRLENGEGIVFM; encoded by the coding sequence ATGAAAGTATTAGTGTTCGATGTATGGGGAGAATTCGGTCATTTCCGAAAACACTATACTACAACTTCTCCCCTTACATATTCTATCCCTCCTAGAACGGCTATTGAAGGAATGATTGGTGCTATAGAAGGGTTTGGAAAAGACGAGTATCTGCAGTACTTCTCTAAAGAAAAGGCAAGTATTGCGGTGAAAATAATTTATCCTATCAAAAAGACCAGAATTGCAGAAAATTTAATAGACACTAAAATTGCTCCTCTAATGAGTAGAATCAAGACCAGGACCCAGATCAGATTCGAAGTATTGAAAGATGCAAAATATAGGGTTTATGTTTCTCATTCCTCTGAAGAAGTATATAATAAACTTTATTCTATGCTAAAAGAACATAAATCGGTGTATACTCTATGCCTCGGTCTGAGCGAACACATTGCTAATTATGAATTCATAGGAGAAATGGAAGCTGTCTGTGAACTTTCAGATTCCGAAAGAGAAGTTCATTCTGTAATTCCTGAAAAAGAGCTAATAAAAATAAGTTTTGAAGAAGGAAAAGAGTATTTTTCAGAAACGGTTCCAATAGAAATGCTTCCGAATAGGGAAGTTACAGAATATGGCAAAATTTTGTTTGAAAAAAATGCAAAATGCATTCTTGCTAATGTAAGTAATCTCTGGAGGCTTGAGAATGGAGAAGGAATTGTCTTCATGTGA
- a CDS encoding type II toxin-antitoxin system death-on-curing family toxin, with the protein MHLEESDALISLIEILKIHQMVIDYDKFKDPDDYTSAIRSLATLELMFEFLIKGSNTIFENAAIIVYTIVAKHPFFNGNKRTGYEAMNFIIEDGGYRFTSTDEEMIEFIVRVATTENEMSVEEIKEWIIRHTERI; encoded by the coding sequence ATGCACTTGGAAGAAAGTGATGCTTTGATCAGTTTAATTGAAATTTTGAAAATTCATCAAATGGTCATAGATTACGATAAATTTAAAGATCCGGATGATTATACCTCTGCAATACGTTCTTTAGCTACGTTAGAATTAATGTTTGAATTTTTAATCAAAGGATCCAATACTATTTTCGAAAATGCTGCAATAATAGTCTATACTATCGTTGCAAAACATCCGTTTTTTAACGGGAATAAAAGAACCGGTTATGAAGCCATGAATTTTATTATTGAAGACGGAGGGTACAGGTTTACATCTACAGATGAAGAGATGATAGAATTCATTGTTAGAGTAGCTACAACAGAAAATGAAATGTCAGTTGAAGAAATAAAAGAATGGATAATCCGGCATACGGAGAGAATATGA
- a CDS encoding SAM-dependent methyltransferase, with amino-acid sequence MEKAENSEKELNNMNKMFKEITGSGSKTAMGVLLARFLESQKPEDERICYDPYAAYFIGPEILEWTVQHPDEARILKEQNDRFFPGRNNSIAARVRFFDDFVKKSICESIEQLVILGAGYDSRAYRIEGLERIKTFEVDHPATQNVKIEKIKMIFGRLPGHVLYVPCDLETDDFGQRLIDMGYNPHAKTLFLMEGVSMYLQPEVVDRVLSFIVNNSGKNSSVLFDYFPQSAVDGSSGLGVGRNLRNQVSQLGEPLKFGIKEGTVETFLTQRGFIQVCNITGEDWKKIYFQGVNKDRIVDSLKSFVYAVVQ; translated from the coding sequence ATGGAAAAAGCTGAGAATTCGGAAAAAGAACTCAATAATATGAACAAAATGTTTAAGGAAATAACAGGGTCAGGCAGCAAAACAGCTATGGGGGTTTTACTTGCCAGATTTCTTGAATCGCAGAAACCCGAAGACGAACGAATCTGTTATGACCCATATGCAGCTTATTTCATCGGCCCGGAGATTTTGGAGTGGACAGTTCAACACCCGGACGAGGCAAGAATATTGAAGGAGCAGAATGACCGATTTTTTCCGGGCAGAAATAATTCAATCGCTGCCAGAGTCAGATTTTTTGACGATTTTGTGAAAAAGTCAATCTGTGAGAGTATTGAGCAACTGGTCATCCTTGGGGCAGGATATGATTCACGTGCCTATCGGATTGAGGGGTTGGAGAGGATTAAAACCTTTGAGGTAGACCACCCTGCTACACAAAATGTAAAAATAGAAAAAATAAAAATGATCTTTGGCAGGTTGCCGGGTCATGTTTTGTATGTCCCCTGCGATTTAGAAACCGACGACTTTGGGCAAAGGTTGATAGATATGGGATATAACCCGCACGCTAAGACTCTCTTTCTGATGGAAGGGGTCTCAATGTACCTTCAGCCAGAAGTAGTAGACAGGGTCCTGTCCTTTATTGTAAATAACTCGGGTAAGAATAGCAGTGTTCTCTTCGATTATTTTCCTCAATCTGCAGTTGATGGAAGCTCCGGGCTTGGGGTGGGAAGGAATCTCCGGAATCAAGTGTCACAGCTTGGAGAGCCTCTTAAGTTTGGTATTAAGGAAGGAACAGTTGAGACATTCCTTACACAGCGAGGATTTATACAGGTATGCAATATAACAGGTGAAGATTGGAAAAAAATCTATTTTCAGGGTGTAAATAAAGACAGAATAGTTGATAGCCTGAAGTCGTTTGTCTACGCTGTTGTCCAGTGA